One Defluviimonas aquaemixtae DNA segment encodes these proteins:
- a CDS encoding CocE/NonD family hydrolase: MPEIRSIETAWIPMPDGARLAARMWMPEEAARTPLPAILEYIPYRRRDRTRMRDESMHPRLAEAGYVSIRVDMRGAGDSDGLMADEYSEQEIQDGADVIAWIAAQEWCDGKVGMFGKSWGAYTSFQVAAKRPPALKAIAPVMGTDDRWLEDIHFYGGVLANDNFWWGSIMQLLNALPPDPQIVGADKWREKWKERLDAMTFWPALWLQHQTHDHMWRRGSISENYDDVAIPVYFFGGWADLFRDTPFRIAEHLKGPVKVLMGPWAHLYPHEGIPGPKADFLDEMIRWWNLWLKGEDTGLVDEPLLRFWMQEGVAPAGYHSERPGRWVEEAAWPSPNVSERGLWLNAAGLGDEADTNGEPMRIASSTDYGKAGGDMCSFAIPGDMPVDLRHDAGGALLFRSPPLDEATDILGQPSVDLVVSADRPQGFVAVTLADEAPDGAQTLITRGFANFAHRNGDERPSPVIPGEEMRISVPLHGIAQRVAAGHRLVLHVASTYWPILWPSPEIVTLTLKPGHSRLNLPVRHATPDAPDPRALPEPAPRAKRKATQLREGKLERDWRMDLKTGTLVHRVFIDGGVFGPVGDVRLDETGTVIGDVSERIYEIGPDPLSARAIMKQSGFFRRDDWNPRFETWSEMTATKTHFVLKASVTCRDGEEEFHHVDWHHEIPRNGM, from the coding sequence CCGCCCGGATGTGGATGCCGGAAGAGGCTGCACGCACGCCGCTCCCCGCGATCCTGGAATACATACCCTACCGCCGCCGCGACCGGACGCGGATGCGGGACGAAAGCATGCATCCACGCCTCGCCGAGGCGGGCTATGTCTCGATCCGCGTCGACATGCGGGGGGCGGGCGACAGCGACGGGCTGATGGCGGACGAGTATTCCGAGCAGGAGATTCAGGACGGCGCCGACGTCATCGCCTGGATCGCCGCGCAGGAGTGGTGCGACGGCAAAGTCGGCATGTTCGGCAAGTCCTGGGGCGCCTACACGTCGTTTCAGGTCGCGGCGAAGCGCCCGCCCGCGCTCAAGGCCATCGCGCCGGTGATGGGGACCGACGACCGCTGGCTCGAGGACATCCATTTCTACGGCGGGGTCCTCGCCAACGACAACTTCTGGTGGGGCTCGATCATGCAGCTCCTGAACGCCCTGCCTCCAGATCCCCAGATCGTGGGGGCGGACAAGTGGCGCGAGAAGTGGAAGGAACGACTCGACGCGATGACGTTCTGGCCGGCCCTGTGGCTGCAACATCAGACGCATGACCATATGTGGCGGCGCGGCTCGATCTCGGAGAACTACGACGACGTCGCGATCCCGGTCTATTTCTTCGGCGGTTGGGCCGATCTCTTCCGCGACACGCCGTTCCGGATAGCCGAGCATCTGAAGGGCCCGGTGAAGGTGTTGATGGGTCCCTGGGCCCATCTTTATCCTCATGAGGGCATCCCGGGTCCCAAGGCCGATTTCCTCGACGAGATGATCCGCTGGTGGAACCTCTGGCTGAAGGGCGAGGACACCGGGCTTGTGGACGAGCCGCTCCTGCGCTTCTGGATGCAGGAGGGCGTCGCGCCCGCCGGCTACCACAGCGAGCGGCCGGGCCGGTGGGTGGAGGAAGCGGCATGGCCGTCTCCGAACGTGTCTGAGCGCGGCCTCTGGCTGAACGCGGCCGGACTGGGAGATGAGGCCGACACCAACGGCGAACCGATGCGGATCGCGTCCTCCACGGACTACGGCAAGGCGGGGGGCGACATGTGCTCGTTCGCCATCCCGGGCGACATGCCGGTGGACCTGCGGCACGACGCGGGCGGGGCGCTTCTGTTCCGCAGCCCACCGCTAGACGAGGCGACCGACATCCTCGGCCAGCCCTCCGTCGATCTCGTCGTCAGCGCCGACCGTCCGCAGGGTTTCGTCGCGGTCACGCTGGCAGACGAGGCGCCCGACGGCGCGCAGACGCTGATCACGCGGGGCTTTGCGAATTTCGCGCACCGCAATGGCGACGAACGACCGTCGCCCGTCATCCCCGGCGAAGAGATGCGCATCAGCGTGCCACTGCACGGGATCGCGCAGCGGGTCGCGGCCGGGCATCGCCTGGTCCTGCATGTCGCCTCGACCTACTGGCCGATCCTCTGGCCGTCGCCGGAGATCGTCACCCTGACGCTGAAGCCCGGTCATTCGCGGCTGAACCTTCCCGTCCGGCACGCAACACCCGACGCCCCCGATCCCCGCGCGCTGCCCGAACCCGCGCCCAGAGCGAAGCGCAAGGCCACGCAGCTGCGCGAGGGCAAGCTCGAACGCGACTGGCGGATGGATCTCAAGACCGGCACGCTCGTCCATCGCGTCTTCATCGACGGCGGCGTGTTCGGGCCGGTGGGCGATGTGCGGCTCGACGAGACCGGAACTGTGATCGGCGATGTGTCGGAACGGATCTACGAGATCGGGCCGGACCCGCTCAGCGCGCGGGCGATCATGAAGCAGTCGGGCTTCTTCCGGCGCGACGATTGGAATCCCCGGTTCGAGACCTGGTCCGAAATGACCGCGACGAAGACGCATTTCGTCCTGAAGGCCAGTGTGACCTGCCGCGACGGCGAGGAGGAGTTCCACCACGTCGACTGGCATCACGAGATCCCGCGCAACGGCATGTAG